In Stegostoma tigrinum isolate sSteTig4 chromosome 12, sSteTig4.hap1, whole genome shotgun sequence, the following proteins share a genomic window:
- the tiprl gene encoding TIP41-like protein: MTTHSFKNSKQEFNFGPWKLTANKSHIMKSKDIEKLAQEMKMHSLPEMLFGDNVLKVQHAGGFGISFNATDALRTVDNGHGTVKVACAEAWQESRADSEHSKEVVKPYDWTFTTDYKGTLLGDELKLKVTPTTERIDLEKLKTREQIMYFEEVLLFEDELHDHGVSMLSVKVRVMPSSFFVLLRFFLRVDGVLIRTNDTRVYHEADKNYLLSEYSSRESSISALQNVPQYLFTDPNEISKYLPLKKLICEKLEFPDGVDNNTTFENMQNSVAGRESRQT, from the exons ATGACAACACATAGTTTCAAAAACAGCAAGCAAGAATTTAACTTTGGACCATGGAAACTAACTGCCAACAAAAGCCATATTATGAAATCAAAGGACATTGAAAA GTTAGCTCAGGAAATGAAAATGCATTCCCTTCCCGAGATGTTGTTTGGTGATAATGTCTTAAAAGTCCAACATGCAGGAGGATTTGGAATTTCATTTAATGCTACAGATGCCTTAAGGACAGTGGATAACGGCCATGGCACAGTGAAAGTTGCTTGTGCGGAGGCGTGGCAAGAAAGCAG GGCTGATTCCGAACACTCTAAAGAAGTTGTTAAACCCTACGATTGGACTTTTACTACAGATTATAAAGGAACATTACTTGGTGACGAGTTAAAGCTAAAG GTTACTCCTACAACTGAACGTATTGATTTGGAAAAATTGAAAACAAGAGAGCAGATCATGTATTTTGAAGAAGTTTTGTTGTTTGAAGATGAACTTCATGACCATGGTGTCTCCATGCTCAGTGTGAAAGTG AGAGTGATGCCATCTAGTTTCTTTGTGCTACTGCGGTTTTTCTTGAGAGTTGATGGAGTACTCATTCGAACAAATGATACAAGAGTTTATCATGAG GCTGACAAAAACTACCTTCTGTCTGAATACAGCTCTCGGGAAAGTAGTATATCTGCTCTTCAG AATGTTCCACAGTATCTTTTTACTGATCCGAATGAGATCTCAAAGTATTTACCGCTGAAAAAGCTAATCTGCGAGAAGTTGGAATTCCCAGATGGAGTGGATAACAACACTACATTTGAAAATATGCAGAATAGCGTTGCAGGCAGAGAATCAAGACAGACGTGA